In a single window of the candidate division KSB1 bacterium genome:
- the phoU gene encoding phosphate signaling complex protein PhoU, which translates to MERHFHEQLQELKATLTHMAALVEGAINKAVASLVDRDKSLAEQVIAGDDAINSLEIAIDEQCLKLLALHQPMAGDLRFVTSAIKINNDLERMGDHAVNIAERAIVLCEQEQLKPLIDIPRMAVLAQEMVKDSIQSFVTGDVQRAKDICVRDDQVDNLDDQVFRELLTYMVEDPRTISRALHLIIISKNLERIADLSTNIAEEVIFIYQAHTIKHHFEEKQGDVRGR; encoded by the coding sequence ATGGAACGACACTTTCATGAGCAGCTCCAAGAGCTCAAGGCCACCTTGACGCACATGGCCGCGTTGGTGGAGGGCGCCATCAACAAGGCGGTGGCGTCGCTGGTGGACCGCGACAAGTCTCTCGCCGAGCAAGTAATCGCCGGCGACGACGCCATCAACAGCTTGGAGATCGCCATCGACGAGCAGTGCCTCAAGCTTCTGGCGTTGCATCAGCCGATGGCCGGCGACCTGCGCTTTGTCACCTCGGCCATCAAGATCAACAACGACCTGGAGCGCATGGGCGACCACGCCGTCAACATTGCCGAGCGGGCGATTGTGCTGTGCGAGCAGGAGCAACTTAAGCCGCTCATCGACATCCCCCGCATGGCCGTGCTGGCGCAGGAGATGGTCAAGGACAGCATCCAGAGCTTTGTCACCGGCGACGTGCAGCGGGCCAAGGACATTTGCGTGCGCGATGACCAGGTGGATAACCTCGACGACCAGGTATTTCGCGAGCTCCTCACCTACATGGTGGAGGACCCCCGCACCATCTCACGGGCCCTCCACTTGATCATCATCAGCAAGAATTTGGAGCGTATCGCCGACCTTTCCACCAACATCGCCGAGGAGGTGATCTTCATCTATCAGGCGCACACCATCAAGCACCACTTCGAGGAGAAACAAGGCGACGTGCGCGGGCGATAG
- the pstB gene encoding phosphate ABC transporter ATP-binding protein PstB: MENTKIQTKKFSFYYGSVRALCDVTMDIAANKVTALIGPSGCGKSTFLRSLNRMNDIIPGTRVEGTILLDGVDIYDRGVDVVELRRKVGMVFQKSNPFPKSIFDNVAYGLRIHGVRDPAVLAQRVEESLRDAALWDEVKDRLNKSAMDLSGGQQQRLCIARALAVRPEVILMDEPASALDPIATQKIEELIFQLKQHYTIVIVTHNMQQAARVSDYTGFFYLGELVEFGETDQIFTRPRQKRTEDYVTGRFG, translated from the coding sequence ATGGAAAATACGAAGATCCAAACTAAGAAGTTTAGCTTCTACTATGGGAGCGTGAGGGCCCTGTGCGACGTCACCATGGACATCGCGGCGAACAAGGTCACTGCCCTTATCGGCCCGTCCGGATGCGGCAAATCCACCTTCTTGCGCTCCCTGAACCGCATGAATGACATCATTCCTGGGACGCGCGTGGAGGGCACCATTCTCCTTGACGGCGTCGACATCTATGACCGGGGCGTGGATGTGGTGGAACTACGGCGTAAGGTGGGGATGGTGTTTCAAAAGTCCAACCCTTTTCCCAAGTCGATTTTCGACAATGTGGCCTATGGGTTGCGCATTCACGGCGTGCGCGACCCGGCAGTGTTAGCGCAGCGGGTGGAGGAAAGCCTCCGGGACGCTGCCTTGTGGGACGAGGTGAAGGACCGTCTGAACAAATCGGCTATGGACCTTTCCGGTGGGCAACAGCAACGGCTGTGCATCGCGCGGGCCTTGGCCGTGCGGCCGGAAGTGATTTTGATGGACGAACCGGCCTCGGCGCTCGACCCCATCGCCACGCAGAAGATCGAGGAGCTCATCTTTCAGCTCAAGCAACACTACACCATCGTCATCGTCACGCACAACATGCAGCAGGCGGCGCGGGTGTCGGACTACACCGGTTTCTTCTACCTTGGTGAGTTGGTCGAGTTCGGCGAGACGGATCAGATCTTCACGCGGCCACGCCAGAAGAGGACCGAGGACTATGTGACCGGGCGCTTCGGATGA